The proteins below are encoded in one region of Casimicrobium huifangae:
- a CDS encoding TolC family protein, translated as MADHVCARCKPELPRTHCKASVGHRPSWKLWQTAVAFTLLAPWQTPASAEPGASTNSIEFAQALQIAVENSPQLQAQGHSIRAVQAMRQSAGEWPDPVLRAGVDNLPVSGNDRGRLTADTMTMRRIAISQEITGSEKLDARRRRLDGEIQREHQNRRVQIAALQRETALAWIDTFFSDQQRRVLATQRAEATLAVDAAIAAYRAGRNTQADVALAQSAVATIDDRAIQVDRQGQVAQAQLARWIGRMANPETRGGLPAWATSVPADDQGVELHPAVLALDAQIATALADRDLASAAKRPDWTWEISLGQRGGDKANLFSIAVSIPLPVATSRRQDLDIAARVAQIDQWVAQRAELIRSHIAERQTLRAEWSSHRDRLRLLDNRLLPLARERTTATLNSYRSGTVSLVSVVDARRNEIDIAMQRLDIEREQARTWAQLRYLLPDGSASQYTNTERAK; from the coding sequence TTGGCCGACCATGTTTGTGCTCGTTGCAAACCCGAACTACCTCGAACTCATTGCAAAGCGTCTGTTGGCCACCGCCCATCGTGGAAGTTGTGGCAGACAGCGGTGGCTTTTACCCTTCTCGCCCCTTGGCAAACGCCAGCGTCAGCCGAACCTGGCGCCTCCACGAACAGCATCGAATTCGCCCAAGCCCTGCAAATTGCAGTCGAAAATTCTCCGCAACTGCAGGCGCAGGGTCATTCGATTCGCGCCGTTCAGGCAATGCGCCAAAGCGCTGGAGAATGGCCCGACCCGGTGCTCCGCGCCGGGGTTGATAACCTTCCAGTAAGCGGGAACGATCGCGGGCGACTGACGGCTGACACCATGACGATGCGTCGCATCGCCATTTCCCAGGAAATTACCGGCTCCGAAAAGCTGGATGCGCGCCGCCGTCGACTGGACGGAGAGATTCAACGCGAGCATCAGAACCGCCGCGTGCAGATCGCAGCGTTGCAGCGCGAAACCGCCCTGGCGTGGATCGACACTTTCTTCAGTGATCAGCAACGGAGAGTGCTGGCAACGCAGCGCGCCGAGGCCACACTGGCTGTCGATGCTGCCATTGCCGCATATCGCGCCGGACGGAATACACAAGCGGATGTAGCGCTGGCACAGTCTGCAGTCGCCACGATAGATGATCGAGCGATTCAGGTCGACCGGCAAGGCCAAGTCGCTCAAGCGCAACTTGCGCGCTGGATCGGACGCATGGCCAATCCAGAAACCCGCGGCGGTTTGCCAGCGTGGGCGACATCGGTGCCAGCAGACGATCAGGGGGTGGAGCTCCACCCGGCGGTACTGGCGCTGGACGCACAGATCGCCACGGCTTTGGCAGACAGGGACCTTGCAAGTGCGGCCAAACGGCCAGACTGGACTTGGGAAATCAGTCTGGGCCAGCGCGGCGGTGACAAAGCTAACCTGTTTTCAATTGCTGTCAGCATTCCCTTGCCTGTCGCGACAAGTCGCCGACAGGATTTGGACATTGCTGCGCGCGTTGCCCAAATTGACCAATGGGTGGCACAGCGTGCGGAGTTGATTCGCAGCCACATCGCAGAACGGCAGACGCTTCGTGCCGAGTGGAGCAGTCACCGTGATCGGCTTCGCTTGCTTGACAACAGGTTGTTGCCGCTGGCACGGGAGCGGACAACTGCCACGCTGAACAGTTACCGCAGCGGAACGGTGTCTCTCGTCTCGGTGGTGGATGCACGTCGTAACGAAATCGACATTGCCATGCAGCGACTCGACATCGAGCGAGAGCAGGCACGGACTTGGGCACAACTGCGCTATCTGCTACCAGATGGCAGTGCGTCTCAATACACAAACACGGAGCGCGCAAAGTGA
- a CDS encoding efflux RND transporter periplasmic adaptor subunit produces MKKSSQIKIGLVIAGASLLTGGAWWIGLNQGQRMVNPTAASGGAMTAATPASTNEANPASGRRVLYWYDPMVPSQKFDRPGRSPYMDMALVPKYADDVDSMAGGVAVNPQVQQSLGIRTATVASGPLNVPFEASGTVAYNEREATVVSTRVAGTVERLLVRAPLDSVQRGQAVAELFVPEWLAAQEEFLAVRKTQGTDVGLLVDAARQRMVIAGMPDDVIRAVEQSGQLQRRMTLTATSGGVVSELAVREGLAVAAGSVLMRVNGLSSVWVNADIPESQASGIRSGATIEGMTPALPGEVFRGRVSGLLPEVNATTRTIRTRIELPNPRGRLLPGMFISLRFGRVAQGNVLQVPTEAVIQTGRRTIVMVVGESNGRFRPVDVETGAEANGFTEIRKGLLAGQRVAVSGQFLLDSEASLTTGLARLSGDIMSQPSSPARPVHHGEGIVEAIDTGEVTLSHGPIATLKWGAMTMPFKRPATALPANLTVGSRVAFEFEAHGDNEFRLIRLQVLPANTPPKDKSP; encoded by the coding sequence GTGAAAAAGAGTTCGCAAATCAAGATCGGGCTGGTGATCGCCGGCGCGTCGCTGCTGACAGGCGGCGCATGGTGGATCGGCCTGAATCAGGGGCAAAGGATGGTGAACCCAACCGCAGCGTCGGGTGGCGCCATGACGGCAGCCACACCAGCGTCCACCAACGAAGCCAATCCAGCGTCAGGTCGGCGGGTGCTCTACTGGTACGACCCGATGGTGCCTTCGCAGAAGTTTGATCGTCCTGGTCGCTCGCCCTATATGGACATGGCACTGGTACCGAAGTACGCTGATGACGTGGACAGCATGGCGGGCGGTGTCGCCGTCAACCCACAGGTGCAGCAGAGCCTCGGTATCCGCACAGCCACGGTGGCAAGTGGCCCGCTGAACGTACCTTTCGAAGCCAGTGGCACGGTCGCGTATAACGAGCGCGAGGCGACTGTCGTGTCCACCCGCGTTGCAGGTACCGTCGAGCGGCTGCTGGTCAGGGCGCCGCTCGACTCGGTGCAGCGAGGCCAGGCAGTCGCCGAACTCTTTGTACCGGAGTGGCTAGCCGCGCAGGAAGAGTTCCTGGCGGTGCGCAAGACACAAGGCACGGACGTTGGCTTGCTGGTTGACGCAGCCCGACAACGAATGGTGATCGCGGGCATGCCGGACGACGTCATCCGCGCCGTTGAGCAATCGGGACAATTGCAACGTCGAATGACGCTGACAGCCACTTCCGGAGGCGTGGTCTCCGAGCTCGCCGTACGGGAGGGTCTGGCCGTTGCTGCGGGCAGCGTCCTGATGCGGGTCAACGGACTGTCGTCCGTCTGGGTAAACGCGGACATACCCGAAAGCCAAGCCTCCGGGATACGTTCGGGAGCAACGATTGAAGGCATGACACCTGCGCTGCCTGGCGAAGTGTTTCGAGGGCGCGTCAGCGGGCTGCTGCCCGAAGTCAACGCGACCACGCGCACCATTCGCACCCGAATTGAACTCCCAAATCCGCGCGGGCGACTACTTCCAGGGATGTTCATCAGCCTGCGCTTCGGTCGAGTAGCTCAGGGCAACGTTTTGCAAGTGCCGACCGAAGCGGTGATTCAGACCGGTCGCCGGACTATCGTCATGGTGGTCGGCGAATCGAACGGTCGCTTCCGCCCAGTTGACGTCGAGACCGGTGCCGAGGCAAACGGATTCACCGAGATACGAAAGGGACTGCTGGCAGGACAACGAGTCGCGGTATCAGGGCAATTCTTGCTCGATTCTGAGGCGAGTCTCACCACGGGTCTTGCACGCCTTTCCGGCGACATCATGTCACAGCCGTCCTCACCAGCCCGTCCTGTGCATCACGGCGAAGGAATCGTTGAGGCGATAGACACAGGCGAAGTAACGCTTTCGCACGGGCCGATCGCCACGCTCAAGTGGGGCGCCATGACCATGCCGTTCAAGCGGCCCGCGACCGCACTGCCTGCGAACTTGACGGTAGGAAGTCGCGTCGCCTTCGAGTTCGAAGCGCACGGCGACAATGAATTCCGGTTGATCCGCCTGCAGGTTCTCCCGGCCAACACACCCCCCAAGGACAAGTCACCATGA